In Apis cerana isolate GH-2021 linkage group LG5, AcerK_1.0, whole genome shotgun sequence, a single genomic region encodes these proteins:
- the LOC107994375 gene encoding mediator of RNA polymerase II transcription subunit 6, which translates to MLSGRPAVTENPLGLSWHDSAWIPVLNPNNIMDYFSERSNPFYDRTCNNEIVKMQRLSPDQLQNMTGLEYILLHVQAPILYVIRKQHRHSPTLAAPLADYYIIAGVVYQAPDLASVVSSRLLSTVHHLQSAFEEASSCSRYHPSKGYYWDFKNGKAMAAKKETPVREEPSSLFQRQRVDMLLAELTRKFPLPVPKPIHQAIEPSMEIKQEIKTEKKDMKPPPEKKPKIN; encoded by the exons atgttatctgGAAGACCTGCTGTAACAG AAAATCCTTTGGGACTTTCTTGGCATGACAGTGCATGGATTCCTGTATTAAatccaaataatataatggatTATTTTTCAGAGAGGAGTAATCCTTTCTATGATAGAACATGTAATaacgaaattgttaaaatgcAACGTTTAAGTCCTGATCAATTACA aaatatgactggattagaatatattcttttacatGTACAAGCtcctattttatatgtaatcaGAAAGCAACATCGTCATTCTCCAACTTTAGCAGCACCACTtgcagattattatattattgcagGTGTTGTGTATCAAGCTCCTGACTTGGCATCAGTTGTGAGCTCTAGATtg ttatctACAGTACATCATTTACAATCTGCTTTTGAAGAAGCTAGTTCGTGTTCAAGGTATCATCCTAGTAAAGGTTATTATTGggattttaaaaatggaaaagctATGGCAGCAAAAAAAGAGACACCTGTTCGTGAAGAACCAAGTTCTTTATTTCAGCGTCAAAGAGTAGATATGTTACTTGCTGAACTTACACGAAAATTTCCATTACCTGTTCCAAAGCCAATACATCAAGCTATAGAACCTT caatggaaattaaacaagaaataaaaacagaaaagaaGGATATGAAACCACCACCAGAAAAGAaaccaaaaattaattaa